Genomic DNA from Chanos chanos chromosome 6, fChaCha1.1, whole genome shotgun sequence:
TGTGGTAATTTGGCCACAAAATTACACTCATTGATATTTTTGTATCAGTGTTTTATTGTAACCTTCAAATAGGTCTTGTGTTTTAGCTGATATTTGTTGAAAACAATTGATCTTTGCTGTGTTATCTTAAAGACATCTAGCTAAACCAAATGTaaatcttgttttctttcctgaTAGAAGGTCCATTAGCAAGGAGGAACTGTTGAAAAtgggttttcattttaataggTTTCCTGGTTGTTCAATCAACAGCACTGCATACTGTTACTACAAAGGAGTGTTGTTTTAAGCTGCAGATTTCCTGAGGACGTAAAAAtggtttcacttttttttgtttttttttttgtgatttaacTGTTTTGAATTAAGGTTGTCATCAGAAGAAATCAGCCAAGAGTTTTAACCACTAGAATGCTAGTGTCACTGTAAACATTATCATGGAGTATACTGGGCATacctgtttatttcatttatatttttgttgtttaatttcACTGTGCACTAATGATGTCCTCTGTGCCATTAGTTGTTTTCATATGTTGAACAAATATTGGAGTTGGAGATTTATTATAATCATTCATAAGAGAAACGAGAGCATGTAGTACTTGACGGTCATGGTGTCACTTTCTTTTGCGGTGCCTTAGCTATAAATTAAGCAGGTAAATATAGTCGcattttagttattttttttaaatccaataCATATACTGTAGTAACAACATATTTatcaaacagaaatatacatttttagTAAACATACATTTGATTAATATGTATGAGAAACTGTTTCTTAAATATAATTAAACAGTTCTCTTTTATTGAAATTTATATTTACCTTGTTTCTAGGGCATCTAAAAAGAAAGTGCAACCATCAACAGAGAATTGCATGGATTAtgtgttatatttttattaatAATTTTAGAGATATTCATTAAATTCTTGGGGGGAAAATATGATATTGTTAATAATAAAAGAGAATGTCATTCAtgtaccatttttttcccccttgtgtacaatttttttttttattgctggtCTCCAAAAGCGACAGACGTACTTCCCCAGTATGGTTTCGAAGCACCATCGTGAAGTATTCTCTAATGTGACTGAATCGCTACGTATGTGAAGGGTGATTGTGTCAAGTACTTCAAGTCAGATCACATACATGCTTTGATACGAATATAACAACTTCTGGTGTAGATCACAAGTGTCCATTGAAGCAGTCCATTCTCAATTCATCAATTCAGTTAAGATCAGGAATTTATTCTATCTTCTTCTATTTCATTTTGGAATTGACATCAGTTCTGTTGGGACTACTGCAGTTTTCCCATTCAATGTGTGTAGATAAGAAGACAgaaatcataatcataataataatttatcaTAATCTTCGCCGATTTCTCAGCAAATAAGAATATTTGTGAATAATACACAGCCAGAAGTCAGGTTGTTTATGATGAAGAAAGATTTAGTGAGTATACATAATGTTGCTTGCATTGGGACACAGGATAAAATATTTCCAAGATCCTCAGCATGACGTCAAAACTCTGAGGACAttctttaaatcattttctttttgatgtatGATGCATTTTGCTCAGACCAGATCAATAGAATGACCATGAAGTGGAATAGGAAGTTGTAAGACTCTGAATTCAGTGCTTTAGTAAATgcagcagtgaaatgaaaccCTTCTCTATTATGCATATGATTTTGTAAACACACTTATGACAAACCAAACCGATCCTTTCAATAAGACACAGTGTTACGACAGTTCAGTCCCGAAATGATTTAATAACACTTTATTCAATATGAACAAATCATCCAGAGCATGAAATTACTCAGCACACGTAAAAATTTCAAAACTTCATTCAAAAACAACGTACAGTATCACTGATTGATTAACAGATGAAATGCATAGTAACAGATCATTGTAATATTGTCTTAACATTAAGcactaataaaataataattccTACAATATCAGCATTGCATTATAAGGCACTCAGCAAACCTCCTCCACAGTTCACCTCCAAGTCTATTCAAACAGTTAAATATTCCAATTGATCGTCTCAATTACATTAccaaccttaaaaaaaaaaagattacatttGTCTGGTAGACATTTCACACTCtattcaccttcactcactgaATATAAAACAATGTTGAGTTTTATTCAGTGAAACTGCAGAGCAGTTCAGTTTCAAGGGTCTTCTCTCTGACCAGTGAAACAAGGAAAAATCACTCTCCATTCatgtatcatttaaaaaaaaaaaagaggactaCAGTACCTGAAtattacatgtaaaaaaaaacaaaacggttTTCTAGCCCTTTTCCTCATTATTTGAGACTGAATAGCAAACGTATGCCTCCATAATCCTACAATAATTTACTCTATGGCCTATGATTAAAAGTAATGTGACAAGTAATCCTAATTTTAAAAGACTGTCTTTTTCTTGAACAATTGTGATTTCAAGGCTTTGACGTAATCCTGAATTAACAATTAATGTAAAATAGCATCAATGCTCACACcataccaaaagaaaaaaacccatcaaatgtgggaaaaggaaaaaatcctGTAAAATATGTCATGGTCAGTGATCTCACTGTTTCTAAATGTAAACTTAACCTAAGGGGTAAAACTGGTCCATGATCTGAGAAACAACTTGAGACAGATTTCTATTTGAACTGCAGCTAAGCTAAGCTAACACATCTTGTAATGGCATATTTCACTGGGTATGGACAGATGTGAAAGGGCAAAGgaagaaaatattaaaaatagtGACCCTAGAAGAAAACACCTCAATTAATTAATATAGAACCAAGTCTTGAGAGAAACTACCTGCCTCTTCAAATTGCTAATTccagtgtaaaaaaacaaacaaaaaagcaaacaaaaaacccccaacatcGTCAAGAGTCGACTCGCTGTGTTTCCAGTTTAAATTCAAGAGCAATGTGATACTTGGTCATATGGACGTTTGGCACTTGTGAGTCCGTGTTGCAGGAGTGTCTTACTGGAGTTGCATAACTGTTAGAATGGTTAAGTAAGCGTCCTCGTGTGACAGCCATTATGGGACATCAGCAGTCATTGTGTCCACTGATGGCAAAAGCTTTACACTATCGCTGAACAACATAAGCCCATATTAACAAATAACACCCCAGCTCCAGGTGTCCTATTCTAGATACGATATCCGTCTAACGGCAGAaagtctgagaaagaaaattaacGGACACAtatgaagacagagaaactaCGCAGACCTACTGAATTCATGAGACTGTATTCAACATACGAGAGAAATGGATTTTGATCAGTCCTTCACTTACCCCTGTGATTCACacttgggtaaaaaaaaaaaaaaaaaagtttagaacTTCTTCTTGGCTTTCATCTCCAGTCAGAGGCATTACTAAAACCATTTATTAAAGTCAGATCTGATTTTTCCAGTTGCTTCCATCTCTAAGTGTACCATAAACCACCTGCTTTGACATCTCTTTCTTTATGCACATCTGCTAGAGGCTGGAGCAATGGTAACAACTGGTCCCTGAAATCAACGGGAAGGTTACTGGAAATGTCCTACGGTTCTCACAGGCAACAGCCTGACTGACTGATCCCCCACAGTTATCCTCCATGAGTGGCAGTAACATAACTTTAATAACcctgaaataaaactgaatcCAATTTTTCAACATCCGCAACCCCACCCTTCAGCGGTCACATCCTTACTGTTTAGCTTAAAGCTGTCCGTCACATTCTCATTTATCATAGGTCCCCCGTGTCTGAGCATGAGTTCAGCAGCCATTTTATTGAAGGCCTCATCTACATTACTGGAATCCTTGGCTGAAGTCTCTATGGCACTGATGAATTCCAACTGCTGTGCCATGGACTGAGCATCCTCAAAGGGAACTTCACGCATCTCGGCCAGGTCTGACTTGTTTCCTGAACAGCAGAACACAGTGTGACCGCTTAGCTTCGCAAAGGCACTTTCACTTTAGAAAATACAtcaggaaaaaacagacagaaggcactgaggggaaaaaaggaaggcTTTCGATAATTTGTATCATAAATACAGTGAATGTAAGCAGCCAATTTCTAAAATGGTTTCTCACCAGCAACGAAACCCTTGGTTGCCTGACACCCACAAATCACTCACCAACCAAAAGTGGAACAATGTTAGAGCCACCGTATTTCTTCACATCTTCCATCCACTTGGGGACAGACAAGAACGAGGCTTTCTTGGTGATGTCGTAGGTGATGATGGCCCCATTGGTGCTGCGGTAATAACTTTGAGTGATGGTTCGGAAACGCTCCTGTCCAGCTGTATCCCAAATCTGTAACTGTCAAGCAACAATCCAAGCAGAGTTATAGTAACAACAATGAAAAGTACAGTAATATTCTCACTaagattttaagattttttgtTAGGAATACACATGTAGTTCATATTTTATTATCGCTCATCGTTTATATTACTTAGATGTATTTTAATATTACAGTCAAAAAGCCCTGCATCCTCTTGTTCGTTCCCTCAGTTTCTGGGACCTCAAATGGTTTTGGCTTAAAACACACAAGGTTTATGCCCTGGAGTGTTTGTCAGAGTTACACAGAGTCCATCCACTACAACCAGGccccaaccaaaaaaaagaaaaaaaaaagtgctgacaTTTGCCATGTCAGCTATTGGAACTCGTAGGGTATTCACGTTTGTGTGACATGCTGTCTAAATACACCTTAACATCTAAAGGCTGCATAATATGGACTAAATAGGCATCTATATCAGCATGCTCTAACAATGTGTTTCCTCTATCAATTTTACACCTTGAGAAATACATCTCGTTTGTTGCGCGCAATTTGCACTGTACTGTCTTGCACTGATCTGTTATAAACATTAAATTCAATGAGTGTGTCTCTTTATGCTTGATACGCCCTTGAACCACACGTGTATTTATGAGCATTTATCTGAACTCTAGAGACATTACAATGtgagaacatttacattacTTAGCTGATTAATGCAACAACTGTCTCATGAGACTGTTCACAGAACAGCAAGGGAAACATACTTTGAAAACGCTTAGATTAACTACATGAAGCGCTGGAATGTCACTTTTAAGTTCGTGCATTTGAACCAAATGAGGCCTCAATTTCACTTCTGCTCAACGGGCCGTAACAAGAACATTTCCCTTTCGCTTACACACTAAACAGAGAATTATACACAGTATGTTCTTTAAGGCCATTGGATATAGACACCTTGACGTGACACTTGCGTAACCTCTTTAACAAACAACCAATTAACAAACTGGTATATCTGATttcgtttaaaaaaagagggaactAATAAACTGCATCCGAGAAAGTAAATTTTACGGTTCCCTTACAAATTAGCAGCGTCTTGTGACACAGTCAaatttaataaatgaaacaatgattCCAGGCTCTGACAGAAATTTCTCTCAGATGTGACATGAAACTTATTTTAATTTGTGGAAATGTAACCGGTATTGGAAAATAGCACACATGAATGAACCAACCTTTACTCTTTTTCCTTGAATATCTATTGTTTTCATGGTAAAATCCACTCCAATTGTATTCCCCTGTCTTTCGATAAATATGCCGGTCTTGAAACGTTGCACGACACAAGTTTTACCGACACCAACATCACCAACTAGAACTATTTTAAACACGAAATCGTAACTGTCATCTGCCTCTAGCAATGACATGATGACAATGCGTTTCGCGCTTGTTGTGGATTAACAGAATCGTTGGACAACAATAATTCAGTATGCGCTGTCTATTCTAGATGGATGTGTTTATAAAAACCCAAACTGACGTGGAGAAGTTGGCACCTGCGAAA
This window encodes:
- the rab43 gene encoding ras-related protein Rab-43 isoform X3, producing the protein MSLLEADDSYDFVFKIVLVGDVGVGKTCVVQRFKTGIFIERQGNTIGVDFTMKTIDIQGKRVKLQIWDTAGQERFRTITQSYYRSTNGAIITYDITKKASFLSVPKWMEDVKKYGGSNIVPLLVGNKSDLAEMREVPFEDAQSMAQQLEFISAIETSAKDSSNVDEAFNKMACLMLRQYYNDLLLCISSVNQSVILYVVFE
- the rab43 gene encoding ras-related protein Rab-43 isoform X2, translated to MSLLEADDSYDFVFKIVLVGDVGVGKTCVVQRFKTGIFIERQGNTIGVDFTMKTIDIQGKRVKIWDTAGQERFRTITQSYYRSTNGAIITYDITKKASFLSVPKWMEDVKKYGGSNIVPLLVGNKSDLAEMREVPFEDAQSMAQQLEFISAIETSAKDSSNVDEAFNKMAAELMLRHGGPMINENVTDSFKLNSKDVTAEGWGCGC
- the rab43 gene encoding ras-related protein Rab-43 isoform X1 — translated: MSLLEADDSYDFVFKIVLVGDVGVGKTCVVQRFKTGIFIERQGNTIGVDFTMKTIDIQGKRVKLQIWDTAGQERFRTITQSYYRSTNGAIITYDITKKASFLSVPKWMEDVKKYGGSNIVPLLVGNKSDLAEMREVPFEDAQSMAQQLEFISAIETSAKDSSNVDEAFNKMAAELMLRHGGPMINENVTDSFKLNSKDVTAEGWGCGC